CGGAATACTTCATTATAATATTGTAAAACCCATAAATGAAGAATTTACCTTGTGGCAATATGATAAAAATACTAGTGATTTGGATTTTCTAAATACTGTATTAAAAAAAGAGGGGTATGAGTACTTTTATAGAACCAAACAGATTGGTGATATGTGGGTCTCCCAAACTATTATTCCCCACCTTTCTGAGATCTACCCTGTTGAAGATTTGGAGTATGAATATAAAAACAGTGTAGGTTATATTCGATCATTTTTAAAAAGAGATTTAGATAATGATATTTTATTGGAGAATATAGAGTGGTTCAACTGTAGTTATATTAGTGGTGATACTAGAATAGTTGAGTATTTAGGGATATCAACAGATGAAGAACATCTTCTGCATAGTTTATTGGCAGACGAGGTTGAACTACTATTATATATACAGCAAAAAAATGTAGATAAAATTAAGTATATTCTAAATTATCAAATTGACTTAAGTTTAGTTGATAAGAGAAGATTAGGTTTTTGGAGTGGACTTAATCTGGCTATATTGGATAATGACTTTGACACCTTAAGTGTTCTTTATACTAAGGAGATTATTAAGGATATAGAGATGGCTATAAATGGGGTAATTCCTAGAAGATTATTTCCACTAATATTAGATGATTATTCAGATCTGGATAAACATAAAAAGATTAGTGGTGTGTATAAGAAGTATAGAAAATTACTTCTCTAGCTCCTTGGACTTATCCCAAAGTTCATCCATTATTTTAAAGTTGTCCTTATGTAGAACTAACTCTTTACTTCTCATTTGATCCTCTATAAAGCTGAATCTTTTAAGGAATTTATTATTAGTTCTAGCTAAAGCTTTAGAAGGATCAATTTTAAGGAATCTAGAGAGATTAACAACTGAAAATAGCAAGTCTCCTATCTCCATTTCTAGATTATCCTGGTTATTTGAGTCTATCGCATCCTTAACTTCCTGTGTCTCTTCTAAAATCTTATTAAAAATATCATTAATATTTTCCCAGTCGAAACCTACCTTTTCAACTTTTTTTTGTATCTCAAAGGATTTTTCTAAAGGAGGAAGACTTGTTGGGATTTTATCTAGAAGATTTTTCTTAACTCTTCCTTCCTGATTCTTTTTTATTTCTTCCCACTGTTGTAGAACTTTTTCACTACTGTCTACACCCTGTGTATTTGAAAATATGTGTGGGTGACGTCTTACCATCTTATCATTAACATTTTTTATTATATCATCTATTGAACCATTATTCTCTTGTTCTATAATATATGAAATTAGTGATGTGGTAAAAATAATATCACCTAACTCCTCTTTAATGTTTACTAAATCCCTATTATTGACACCGTCTATACACTCGCAACACTCTTCTAAAAGTGCAGGGGCTAGTGATTCTACACTCTGTTTTAAATCCCATGGACAACCACTTTGTGGGTCTCTTAGCTTTTTTATAATGTCTAATAATCTACTATATTCAGAATTATTCATTACTAATTACCTCTGTCTGTTCAAATTTTATTGGGTTTACATCGGATTTAATTTCTATTCCATGGGTAGTTAAAACTCCCTCATGTATTTTTATTGTTCTAATAGCTTGGGACTCTAATTTCTGCTCAGAGTACCACAACTGGTAATTTTTAACATTATATACTGATCTAAGACTGCTTTTTGCTCTTAACTGTAAAATTAATTGATCATCTTCTAGTTTTAAAAGTTCAAAAGTTCCCTCTTCAATAGCTCCTGTTATTGAATCTGTTTTAGTGTAGTCAGGGTATGAGAAATTTAATGTATAAGCTACATTTTTATATATTCCTGTAAATGGAATCTCCTTTTTTATATCAATATTCGTATCTGATATTAGAGAAGATTTAATAACATTATTAATCCTGTTATAACTACCGTCCCATAGGGTGGAGGTATTTGAAGGAGGTGTTATTGTAAATGAGTCTGTGCTATCTAAAGTAAAATATAGTTTGTATGGTATAGTTGATACATCTGAATTCCTTAAGTTTATTATTAGTTTTTTAAAACTTTGATAGAAGCTATAGATATAGTACTCTTCAACTCCATCTTTATATTTAAATAGAACCTTATCATTTTTTGAGTCAATTATAATTATTCTATTCTCCTGGGGGTCTAAACCCTTAGATAGCCACTCTCCGTTTATAAATTTTAGAAAGTTATTTTTATTTCCATAATATACGTTTCTTAACTTCTCTTTAACATTTATTTTCTGTTCAGTTGTCTCAGCACTCTCTCTAAAAAAAATATTTCTACGTTTATCCCAAACCCAGTTCTCTTTTGTAATGGCAATTGTATTTTCATTAATAATATTTGTCTGTTCAACTGCCACACTATAGGGGATATCACTCTCTTTTCGACTCTCATTGTAGTCTAAACTTCTATTTGGAGTAATTAATTCTATTGTTCCTGTTGTTTCATAGGAAAAAATAGTTTTGTAATAGATATGTATTCCCTTAGGAGGTGCAGACTTTCTAAATATATAGAGTGCATTGTTATTGGCTATAGTTGTTCCTGAAACAACAAGTTCCATATTGTGTTTATAGGCTAGTATATCCTGCTCACTCATACTAAAATCTGAGTTATATATAAAAGGAAGTCTAACTTCCCAGGCCACAAAGTATTCTCTAGTAATTTTATTAAAGTCTGCAACTAAAATTGTTACTAAATTTAGGTTATCTATTAATATAATAAACTGCTCTATAGACTCATCTAGGTCTAAGTTAGAGTCTTTTTTCTCCACAGCTGTTAACTCTGGATATAGTTGATCAACATCGATAAATGTTTCGATGGATTTATTCAGTTTCTCATCTACAATTTTTTTTTCTTTAATATTTGTAATTTCTTTTATCTCAATCTCTTTTTTTTCTAATTTATCATCTCTATTACTCTCTTTACAAGAAATCATTAAAAGTAGTGTTAATAATATTAAAAAGTGTCGTTTTACCATATAAAGAATGTTATAGAATGTTAAAAAAAAATACTACTGATATTTAAAAAATATCCCTGTTAGACTTTACAAAACTATATCTTTCTGCCATATTTTCTTATGGAAACACATCTAATAATAAATACTTACATAAAAAATAAATATCACAGAGAATATATACTTTAATTTAATAAGCCCATATTAATAACTTTAATATGGGCTTTTTATATATAAAAGAGTTAGTTTTAGTTTAAATAAATATAAGGAGTTATAAAAATGTTAGAAATTGAAGAAAAACTTAGCTATGATGATGTATTATTAGTCCCAAGTTATGCGGATTTTTTTTATGCAAATGCAGACGTAAAAACAAGAATTGCTAAAGGGGTATATTTAAATGCTCCAATAATGTCAGCAGCTATGGATACTGTAACCGAAGACAAGATGGCTATAGCACTTGCCCTGCAGGGTGGAGTTGGTGTAATTCATAGAAATTTATCATACGAAGAACAAGCTAAACAAGTTTCTAAGGTAAAAAGATACCTAAATTGGGTAATTGATTCTCCTATAACAGTCGATAAAAATCAAACTATAGCAGATGTTAGAATTATAATGGAAAAGTATCAGGTTTCAGGTCTACCTGTAGTAGAGGGTGGAAAGTTAGCTGGAATAATAACTGGCCGGGACCTTCGTTTTTGTACAGACTTTACTCTAAAAGTTGAATCTATAATGACAAAAAATCCTGTTGTTGAGAAAGGTGAGCCTACTGTTAAAACAGCTAAAGAGAAGTTTAATAAACATAGAATTGAAAAAGTTCCAGTAATTAACGATGAAGGGGAATTAACAGGTTTAATAACTGTAAAAGATCTTGAAAAACATGAACAGTTTCCCAATGCAGCAATGGATGCTAAAGGTCGACTGTTATGTGGTGCTGCTATTAGTCCCCAAGACTACCATAAAAGGATTCCTTTACTAAAAAAAGCAGGAGTTGATTTTATTGTATTAGACGTAGCCTCAGGTGATACTAAATCAGTTATAGATTGTATAAAAGATATTAAGGCTACCTATGATATTATTGTTATTGGTGGTAATGCAGCAACAAAAGAGGCTGCTCAGAGATTAATTGATGCAGGTTCTGATGCTATTAAAGTTGGAATTGGTCCTGGTTCAATATGTACCACAAGAATTGTGGCTGGTATTGGTGTTCCCCAATTATCAGCAGTTGCTGATGTTTGTGAAGTAGCAGAGAAATATGATATTCCAGTAATTGCAGATGGAGGAATTAAATTTTCTGGGGATATCTCTAAAGCGATTGGTGCTGGAGCAAATGCTGTAATGGTTGGAAATCTGTTTGCAGGACTAAAAGAAGCTCCAGGTAGAGAGATAATATATGAAGGTCGGATTTTTAAAACATATAGAGGTATGGGATCTGTTGGAGCTATAGTTGATGGTTCAGGGGATAGATATCAGATGAAAGAGGGAGACTCACCAGTACCTGAAGGAATTGAAGGAAGAGTTCCATATAAGGGTGAACTTAAGCCATATTTAGAACAACTTGTAACAGGATTGAAAAAAGGTATGGGATATACCGGTTGTAAGAGTATAGATGAATTGCGAAAGTATAAGAAATTTGTTAAGATATCATCCGCAGGTCTTCGGGAGAGTCATGCCCATGATGTAAGCATTACTCAAGAAGCACCAAATTATTCACGAAGTTAAGGAAGATTAGATGAAACTTGTTGTCATCGGTGCCCAGTGGGGAGATGAAGGTAAAGGTAAAATTGTTGATTATTTAGCAGAAAAGGCTAAGGTCGTAGTTCGTTATTCCGGTGGGGCTAATGCTGGCCATACCATCGTTAATGGAGACAAAGTATACAAACTTCATCTTGTCCCATCAGGAATTGTATATCCTAATAGTGATGTATTGTTAGGTCACGGAGTTGTTATTGATCCAACACAACTATTTAAAGAGTTGGAAGGTATCAAGGCTCAAGGTTTAGAGTGGGAAGGGCGAGTTAAGATCTCAGATCGAGCTCATTTAGTTCTTCCATTCCATAAAGAACTAGACCTGGAGATGGAATCTAAAAGAATTCGACCAATAGGAACTACTGGTAGAGGTATTGGGATAGCTTACTCTTTAAAGGCTCATCGGGATAATATTAGGATAGGTGACCTCTATGATGAAGGATTTTATAACTCCTTAGATCAAGAGATTAGGGATTATCTAGATCCTTATAAAAAGAGAATGGAACCAATGGTTGTTAATGGGGCCTACTATCTTAATTCAATTAAAGATGAGGATATTCTTTTTGAAGGTGCCCAAGGAACTCTATTAGACTTAGATAATGGAACATATCCCTTTGTATCATCTGGTTATTCATGTGCAGGTGGGTCATCTGTAGGAACTGGTATGGGTCCAAGGGCGATGGATAATGTTATAGGTGTTTTTAAAGCTTACTCTACAAGGGTTGGTAATGGTCCTTTTCCTTCTGATATTAAAGAAGCTGGAGATGGGGATTTAGAGAATCTCATTAGAGAGATAGGTGGAGAGTATGGTGTAACAACTGGTAGAGCACGTAAGTGTGGTTACCTAGATATGGTTGCACTAAAATATGCTTGTATTTCCAACTCTTTAGACTCCCTAGTTTTAACTCACTTAGATGTTTATGATCAGATGGATGAAGTTAAGGTTTGTGAATTCTATGAAATAGATGGGAAAAAAACCGATGAGTTTCCAACAAGAATTGATCTACTTAATAGTGTAAAACCTGTTACAAGAACATTTAAAGGCTGGAAGTGTGATATATCAAAAATAAAAAAATATGAAGATCTACCTAAAGAAGCAAGAGAGTATATTGATTACATTGAAGAGTATACAGGTACACCTATTAGTATTGTGTCTGTAGGTGCTGATAGATCATGTACATTTAATAGAAGGGATCCATGGACAAAATATTAATTTTAGATTTTGGTGGTCAAACATGCCAATTAATAGCAAGAAGAATTAGAGAGTTTGGTGTTTATACTGATATTGTACCTGGTGACATAGAGTTAGAGGAGCATTTAACAGATGATGTTAAGGGTGTAATTCTATCAGGGAGTCCTTACTCTGTATACCAAGACGGAGCACCTGTTCCTGATAAGAAAATATTTGATTTAGATGTACCTCTTTTAGGAATATGTTACGGCCTTCAGAGAATTACCTACGATTTAGGTGGGAAAGTAGCACCTTTGGCAACTAAAGAGTATGGTAGAAGTAAAATTTCATATCAAAATAAAAATGATCTATTTAAGGATATACCTGATGGATTTGTTTCATGGATGTCCCATGGTGATAGTTTAGATGTCTTAGCTGATGGTTTTACATTAACAGCCCTATCTGAACACAATCTACCAGCATCTGTTTGTGATGTTAATAGGGGTATTTATGGTCTACAGTTTCACCCTGAAGTAACCCACTGTGAGTTTGGAACTAAAATTCTGGAAAACTTTGCCTGTGGTATTTGTGGTGCTAAAAAAGAGTGGAGCATGGAGACTTATATTGCCAAAGAGGGTGAAAAACTTAGAGAACGAGTTGGTGATAAAGAGGTTCTTTTACTAATCTCAGGGGGAGTAGACTCAACAGTTGCTGGTGGACTTCTTCTTAAAACTTTAGATCCTAATAAAGTACATTTTATGTATATTGATACTGGTTTAATGAGAAAGGGTGAGTCTGAGGAAGTCTCAGAGAACTTAAAAAAGCTAGGAGCTAAACATCTTCACTTAATTGATGCAAGAGATCGGTTTTTAGGTCCTTTAAGTGGTGAGTCAGATCCAGAAAAAAAACGTAAAATAATTGGTAATATGTTTATTGAAGTGCAAGAGGATGAGATTAGATCAACCCTAAGTGGGGACTACTTCTTAGCCCAAGGAACACTATATACAGACTTAATAGAGTCAGGAAAGGGTGTTGGAAAAAATGCACAGGTAATTAAATCCCATCATAATGTTGGCTGTAAAGCAATTGAAGAGAAGAGAGAAGCCGGATTAATTATAGAACCATTAGAGTTTTTATATAAAGATGAAGTTAGAGAGTTAGGTCGAATCTTAGGTATAAGTAATACAATAGTAGATAGACACCCATTCCCTGGACCTGGTTTAGGAATAAGGATTATAGGTGAAGTCTCAAAAGAGAAGTGTGATATATTAAGAGACGCAGATTATATATATGTAAATGAACTTCGAAAACGTGGTTTATATGATAAAATTTGGCAAGCTTTTAGTGTTCTTCTTCCTGTGAAAAGTGTAGGGGTAGCTGGTGATGCTAGGGATTATAGCTACGTTTTAGCTTTAAGAGCCGTTGTTTCCTCTGATGGTATGACCGCTGATGTTTATGATTTCCCAATGAAGGATCTTTTAGAGATATCAGCTCTTATTACAAACTCTGTAAAGGATATTGGAAGGGTGACTTATGATATCTCTTCTAAACCTCCAGCAACTATAGAGTGGGAATAATAATAGTAATGATTACTATAACTAGACAAATAGTTACCACTGTGATATAGTTAAACATTCTATATATAAATAAAACAATAGAGGAGTTTTTATGGTTAGAATGACAAATCAGAGAAAGGTTATTTTAGATGAACTCATGAAACATGTAGACCATCCCACTGCAGATGAAATTTATGTGGAAATTAGAAAAGTTCTTCCTAAGGTTAGCCTTGGTACAGTATACAGAAATTTAGATCAAATGAGTCAGCAAGGGAAAATTTTAAAATTGGAAGGGGCTGGACAAAAAAGATTTGACCCTGTAGCTACACCACATCCCCATTTTAGATGTGTTCAATGTGGCTGTGTTGAAGATATTCATGAGAGAGTTACTTCTCCAGTAATTGATGAGAACAGTCAGTGGTACAAAGATAGATCTTTTTTAGGTTTTAACTTAGAATACTATGGTAAATGTTCTAAATGTAAGTAATAAAACTTTTATACATCAAGAGGTAAAGATATGAAGTATAGCTTAAGTGAAATAATGGATATTGCAAGTGGAATAGAGAAATCAGGTTATGATTTTTATATTAAAGCTGCAAAGAAGATCAATAAATTCTCTGACTTTTTTAATTTTTTAGCTAAGGAAGAGATTGCCCACGACTCTGTATTTAAAGGATTAAAAAAAGAGTTTGTCTCAACTGATGAGCTTAATACAGTATATGATCCTGATAATATAATATCAAAGTATATTGAGTCCTTAACAGACTCAATTATATTTAAGAGTGATGAGGATTTAGATAGTCTTCTCTCTAGTTCTGACTCTATTGAAGATATTATAGATTGGTCAATTCAGAGAGAGCACGATACTATCCTATTCTATGTAGGCCTTAAAAGTTCCTTATCTTCAGAGTCTGATAAAATTATTGTTGAGAAGATTATTTCCGAAGAGATGAATCATGTTCATATTTTAATGAATAAAAAAAGTGAGTTACTTATAAAATAAAAAAATCCCTCGTCAGAGGGATTTTTTTTACTTTGCATCTAGTGCTACAGAAGTTAGATATGATACTGGTTTATTAAAGTGGGGTAAAAAGAAGAAATCTGTTAAAGCAAATTGGTCAACTGTTAGCTGCTGTTGTATAGCTAGTGATAGGGTGTGTATACACTGGGTGTAATCACCTGTTGATAATATCTGAGCACCTAAGAGTCTTCTAGTTTCACTATCATAGACAACTTTTATCTGTACATCATCATATGTCGGCATAAACTCTGGTCTGTTTGTATCAGTTACTGTATTTGTTTTTACATTTAAACCTCTAGCTTTAGCAGCTGTTTCAGATAGACCTGTTGATGCCATCTTATATTCAAATATACTAATTGCGTTTGATCCCTGAGTCCCTGGATGCTTAATACTTTTATTTATAATGTTTTTACCAGCTAGAATACCCATTCTAACAGCATTTGTAGCAAGGGCTATGTACGCTGTATCATTTATCGCATTTGAGTAAATTGATGCGCAGTCTCCAATCGCTAAAACATCTGGATCAGAGGTGTACATATACTCATCCACCTTTATCGCTCCATTTGGAAGCATCTCTAGATGTCCCTTGGCAAAGTCTGTTACAGGCTTAAATCCTACTGACATAATTACCATATCTGCAGGATAAACACCCTTGTCAGTTACAACCTTAGTAACATGTCCATTCTCTCCAATAAACTCCATAACCTTCTCTTGAGTCTTAACAGCAATCCCCTTATCTTCTAAGGACTTTGTAGGTTTTTCTGTAAACTCATTATCAAAGTAGTTACAAAGGATTCTATCCTGGGCCTCTACTAATGTTACGTTCTTCCCGTGTTTATAAAATGCTTCAACAAGTTCAATACCAATATATCCAGCACCTACTACAGTTATATTTTTAACTCTATCAGACTTTATAGTTTCAATAATATTCTCTGCATGTTGAAATAGCTTTGAAAATTTTATTCCATCATTATCAATTCCTGGTATAGGTGGTTTAATAGGCCAAGATCCAGTAGCCATAACTAATTTATCATAACTATCTGTAAAGGTATCACCTGTTTCCAGATTTTTTATATTAACTTCTTTAGCTTTAAAGTCGATACTAAGTACTTCGTGTCTCATATGAACTTCTGCACCTAGTGCAGCTAGTTTCTCTGGTGATGAATAAAACAGTCCATCGGGTTTTTTTATTGTATTACTAACCCATAGTGCTATACCACAGGCTAGAAAAGAAATATTATCATTTCTATCATAAGAAACAACTTTTGTCCCTGGATTCTCTTTTAAAATGTGTGTAACTGCTGCTGTTCCTGCATGATTATTTCCTAAAACTATTACTTTCATATATGCTCCTTATTATTAATTTAAATATTATCGATAAATAAAGAATTAATCAATATTGATAATTATTATTATTTAAAAAATTATAGATTTTCCCATCCACTTATTGCACTAGATTGATTGTAACTAGTAACTGTACTTTCAAAAAAGTTAGCTTTTACATCTCCAGCTCCTTCAGTGTCTGCAATTCTCTCTAAATGAGCATATGGATTAATATCGTAACCTTTATATAAGGGGTTCATATTAATAGATTTTAACCTCTGATTAGCTATATATTTTGTGTATGACTCTGTACTATTAACTGTAATACCTAGGATCTCATTTCCTAAAATATGGTTTGTCCACTCAATCTCTTGTTTTACAGCCTCTTGGAACATAGGATAGACCAACTCCTCTGTAATTAAACCGGGACTCTCCTCCATAATAGCTAAAATCATCTCTTTAAATAGAACTACATGGGTTAATTCATCCCTATTTATATACCTAATTATATCGGCAGAACCTGGCATTAAGTTTCTACTAGCCAATAGGTAAAAAAAGTTAAAACCATTATAAAAATAGACTGATTCTAAAAGAAAATTAGCTATTAAACTCCTTACAAAATTTTCACTGCTATCCTTATCATGAAAGTCTTGATAAATTTGAGCTATAAAACTTATCCTTTCGTATAGAATTTTATCATCCCTCCAAAATTCATATATATTGTTTCTCTTATCACTTGGTATTAAGGACTCAATCAAATATGCATAACTTTGGCTATGTATAGCTTCCTGGTATGTCTGTATTGCAAGTATTAAGTTTACCTCAGGGGCAGTTATGAAATCCGAAATTTTGGGTATATTGTTTGTCTGTATTGAGTCAAGGAATACTAAAAAGGATAATATTCCATCATAACCTTTTCTCTCATGTTCTGTTAACTTTTGATAGTCCTGAAAGTCAGAAGTTAAGTCAACTTTCTCTGGTATCCAAAAATTTTCCATCATTGATCTATACAGTTTATTTGCCCATGTATATTTTGTATTATTTAGATTGAAAAGATTTGTACTATTCCCTCCAATTATTTTTCTATCATTTAAATTATCACTACCTGTTGG
Above is a genomic segment from Thiospirochaeta perfilievii containing:
- the mazG gene encoding nucleoside triphosphate pyrophosphohydrolase encodes the protein MNNSEYSRLLDIIKKLRDPQSGCPWDLKQSVESLAPALLEECCECIDGVNNRDLVNIKEELGDIIFTTSLISYIIEQENNGSIDDIIKNVNDKMVRRHPHIFSNTQGVDSSEKVLQQWEEIKKNQEGRVKKNLLDKIPTSLPPLEKSFEIQKKVEKVGFDWENINDIFNKILEETQEVKDAIDSNNQDNLEMEIGDLLFSVVNLSRFLKIDPSKALARTNNKFLKRFSFIEDQMRSKELVLHKDNFKIMDELWDKSKELEK
- a CDS encoding pallilysin-related adhesin, translated to MVKRHFLILLTLLLMISCKESNRDDKLEKKEIEIKEITNIKEKKIVDEKLNKSIETFIDVDQLYPELTAVEKKDSNLDLDESIEQFIILIDNLNLVTILVADFNKITREYFVAWEVRLPFIYNSDFSMSEQDILAYKHNMELVVSGTTIANNNALYIFRKSAPPKGIHIYYKTIFSYETTGTIELITPNRSLDYNESRKESDIPYSVAVEQTNIINENTIAITKENWVWDKRRNIFFRESAETTEQKINVKEKLRNVYYGNKNNFLKFINGEWLSKGLDPQENRIIIIDSKNDKVLFKYKDGVEEYYIYSFYQSFKKLIINLRNSDVSTIPYKLYFTLDSTDSFTITPPSNTSTLWDGSYNRINNVIKSSLISDTNIDIKKEIPFTGIYKNVAYTLNFSYPDYTKTDSITGAIEEGTFELLKLEDDQLILQLRAKSSLRSVYNVKNYQLWYSEQKLESQAIRTIKIHEGVLTTHGIEIKSDVNPIKFEQTEVISNE
- the guaB gene encoding IMP dehydrogenase produces the protein MLEIEEKLSYDDVLLVPSYADFFYANADVKTRIAKGVYLNAPIMSAAMDTVTEDKMAIALALQGGVGVIHRNLSYEEQAKQVSKVKRYLNWVIDSPITVDKNQTIADVRIIMEKYQVSGLPVVEGGKLAGIITGRDLRFCTDFTLKVESIMTKNPVVEKGEPTVKTAKEKFNKHRIEKVPVINDEGELTGLITVKDLEKHEQFPNAAMDAKGRLLCGAAISPQDYHKRIPLLKKAGVDFIVLDVASGDTKSVIDCIKDIKATYDIIVIGGNAATKEAAQRLIDAGSDAIKVGIGPGSICTTRIVAGIGVPQLSAVADVCEVAEKYDIPVIADGGIKFSGDISKAIGAGANAVMVGNLFAGLKEAPGREIIYEGRIFKTYRGMGSVGAIVDGSGDRYQMKEGDSPVPEGIEGRVPYKGELKPYLEQLVTGLKKGMGYTGCKSIDELRKYKKFVKISSAGLRESHAHDVSITQEAPNYSRS
- the purA gene encoding adenylosuccinate synthase, whose translation is MKLVVIGAQWGDEGKGKIVDYLAEKAKVVVRYSGGANAGHTIVNGDKVYKLHLVPSGIVYPNSDVLLGHGVVIDPTQLFKELEGIKAQGLEWEGRVKISDRAHLVLPFHKELDLEMESKRIRPIGTTGRGIGIAYSLKAHRDNIRIGDLYDEGFYNSLDQEIRDYLDPYKKRMEPMVVNGAYYLNSIKDEDILFEGAQGTLLDLDNGTYPFVSSGYSCAGGSSVGTGMGPRAMDNVIGVFKAYSTRVGNGPFPSDIKEAGDGDLENLIREIGGEYGVTTGRARKCGYLDMVALKYACISNSLDSLVLTHLDVYDQMDEVKVCEFYEIDGKKTDEFPTRIDLLNSVKPVTRTFKGWKCDISKIKKYEDLPKEAREYIDYIEEYTGTPISIVSVGADRSCTFNRRDPWTKY
- the guaA gene encoding glutamine-hydrolyzing GMP synthase, whose protein sequence is MDKILILDFGGQTCQLIARRIREFGVYTDIVPGDIELEEHLTDDVKGVILSGSPYSVYQDGAPVPDKKIFDLDVPLLGICYGLQRITYDLGGKVAPLATKEYGRSKISYQNKNDLFKDIPDGFVSWMSHGDSLDVLADGFTLTALSEHNLPASVCDVNRGIYGLQFHPEVTHCEFGTKILENFACGICGAKKEWSMETYIAKEGEKLRERVGDKEVLLLISGGVDSTVAGGLLLKTLDPNKVHFMYIDTGLMRKGESEEVSENLKKLGAKHLHLIDARDRFLGPLSGESDPEKKRKIIGNMFIEVQEDEIRSTLSGDYFLAQGTLYTDLIESGKGVGKNAQVIKSHHNVGCKAIEEKREAGLIIEPLEFLYKDEVRELGRILGISNTIVDRHPFPGPGLGIRIIGEVSKEKCDILRDADYIYVNELRKRGLYDKIWQAFSVLLPVKSVGVAGDARDYSYVLALRAVVSSDGMTADVYDFPMKDLLEISALITNSVKDIGRVTYDISSKPPATIEWE
- a CDS encoding Fur family transcriptional regulator, with protein sequence MVRMTNQRKVILDELMKHVDHPTADEIYVEIRKVLPKVSLGTVYRNLDQMSQQGKILKLEGAGQKRFDPVATPHPHFRCVQCGCVEDIHERVTSPVIDENSQWYKDRSFLGFNLEYYGKCSKCK
- a CDS encoding ferritin family protein, producing MKYSLSEIMDIASGIEKSGYDFYIKAAKKINKFSDFFNFLAKEEIAHDSVFKGLKKEFVSTDELNTVYDPDNIISKYIESLTDSIIFKSDEDLDSLLSSSDSIEDIIDWSIQREHDTILFYVGLKSSLSSESDKIIVEKIISEEMNHVHILMNKKSELLIK
- a CDS encoding FAD-dependent oxidoreductase — protein: MKVIVLGNNHAGTAAVTHILKENPGTKVVSYDRNDNISFLACGIALWVSNTIKKPDGLFYSSPEKLAALGAEVHMRHEVLSIDFKAKEVNIKNLETGDTFTDSYDKLVMATGSWPIKPPIPGIDNDGIKFSKLFQHAENIIETIKSDRVKNITVVGAGYIGIELVEAFYKHGKNVTLVEAQDRILCNYFDNEFTEKPTKSLEDKGIAVKTQEKVMEFIGENGHVTKVVTDKGVYPADMVIMSVGFKPVTDFAKGHLEMLPNGAIKVDEYMYTSDPDVLAIGDCASIYSNAINDTAYIALATNAVRMGILAGKNIINKSIKHPGTQGSNAISIFEYKMASTGLSETAAKARGLNVKTNTVTDTNRPEFMPTYDDVQIKVVYDSETRRLLGAQILSTGDYTQCIHTLSLAIQQQLTVDQFALTDFFFLPHFNKPVSYLTSVALDAK
- a CDS encoding ribonucleotide-diphosphate reductase subunit beta — protein: MKIKEKKLFNPTGSDNLNDRKIIGGNSTNLFNLNNTKYTWANKLYRSMMENFWIPEKVDLTSDFQDYQKLTEHERKGYDGILSFLVFLDSIQTNNIPKISDFITAPEVNLILAIQTYQEAIHSQSYAYLIESLIPSDKRNNIYEFWRDDKILYERISFIAQIYQDFHDKDSSENFVRSLIANFLLESVYFYNGFNFFYLLASRNLMPGSADIIRYINRDELTHVVLFKEMILAIMEESPGLITEELVYPMFQEAVKQEIEWTNHILGNEILGITVNSTESYTKYIANQRLKSINMNPLYKGYDINPYAHLERIADTEGAGDVKANFFESTVTSYNQSSAISGWENL